CGAGAGCCTCGCCCACTGCTAGGCAGGTTGCCCGGGTGTCCTCAGAGACATTGGCCAGGACGATCCCACAACCAGTGCCGGGCGTGGTAGCTCGTCCGAGGTCGCCGGGCCTGCCCGCGCCGGTCTCGTCAACGAGCATCATGTCCCCACACCACAAGGAACCTTGAGTCGTCTCGCTGAGGGTGTAGTACGCCCAGGATGCCTCGTCCGGCGAGCTGTAGCCGTACCAGTACACAAGGCCGTAGCCCTGGTCGGCCAGCCGGGCGGCAAAGTCGAGAGCGGACAGGCCATCGGCCAGACGGGAATGCGGATCGAACGGGTCGACATGGACGATGACATGACTGTCTGTCGCTGCGCCAGTGCTGTCATCCAGCCAGCCCAGAACTGTCATCATGCCGTCTGCTTGTGCCACCTCGCACGTCGTAATGCCCAACCGCGCGGACCATGCGCGAAGGTCCCCGGCGCTAACGGGGTCAAGGTCGCAGAGAAGGTAGCTGGCGCTGCAGCCGAGCTGCGCCATTGCCAGCAGGGCCGAGCCCGGATAGAAGCTGTGGGCATCCTCGAACTGGTTCAACAGCGCGCGGTAGCGGGATTGCCCGAGGCTCGCTGTAGCGTCCGCGACATCGAGGAATCGGAGCACGCCGAAGCGGCGCTCTGGATCGTCGAGCATGGCGTTCGCTCCCGATCCAGAGTGTGTTTCGGCGTAGCGCGAAGGACGTTCTAGCGCCAGAACCTCGACCAGGGCGAGATGTTTCCAGACGTCGGCGAACTTCCCGAAGTGGTGGTTGGCCATACCGGGATCATTTCAGGCTGGGACGAGCTGATCATGTCCGGTCCCGCCGTGTTGCACCTGCAACGGGTGCCTCGGACGCCGATTGGGTCTCGTAACCGGCGACGCCATCACGGCGGCTCGTAGCCCGCTCGGGGCACACTGGGGGCACACGAGAACAAGAAACAACCCTCACTAGTGACATCTACCCAGCGTAATAACCGCAGGTCAAGCGCTATCTCGGCTCGATCCTTGCGGGTCCGAAAAGCGCCGGCCCCGATTCCTAAACCGTCGTTCATCGTCGGCAGTTGAAGGCAGCGACCAGACGCGTCGTGCCACCCTGACAGTGGCGTTGTCAGGGTGACCGGAACCGATCGTGCAGTCCGCGTGCAACTCACGGGGGTCATATGAGGTCACTCATAACCACCGGCGACTGCCCGCGCCAGGCGGAGGCCGGTGGCTCGTGCCGGATTCCCAAGCTGATAGTGCGGGTTCGATTCCCGTCACCCGCTCCACCCATAAGAGCCCAGCCTCGTCAGAGTGCCGTAACGATCAGCGGAAGACCGCACATCAACCAGCCCACGGGGATAGTGTCGGATCGACGTCGCTGAGAACTTCTTCATCGCCACCTTTGATGACGGCGGTCGAGGACTTCCCGCCTCGCCGCGGTCTGAAGGAGGTGACTCGCACATGGCAGTCTTGCCCGTGTATGAGTCCGGAGCCCGGCGCCAGGTGGCCACGCGGCCGCGCAGCCCGTGGCCGTGGGGCGGGGTGACGGCGATGCTGGCTGCGGCCGCGTTCTTGGCCGGCTGGCGCTGCCGGAGAGGATTTGCCCGCCTGACGGGGTCCTGGTAGTCAGCGACTTGGGCGGACCCAGCCGCTGTTCACCGGTCGACAGCTCGTTGTAGCGCAGCCACGACGTCTTCTGCAGAAACACGAATCGCTTAGCGCTCGAGGAACGAGATTCGCGACCCCTCTTGCAGCGTCGGGCTTCGCGTGGCCCGATATGCTCCGCGTGCTGATAGAGCAAATCGCATCGCGCGTCCGAGTCTTAGGTACGAGGAATCGGATGACACTCGACGTTCCCGATGAAGTCCGAAGCAGGGCGCTTGCCGACGGGCACGCGGCGTGGCTCGACGGTCTGCCGTCGGTCCTAGACTCCTTGGCCCAGGACTGGTCGCTGACGATCGGCGCAACGATGCGCGGGGGACACGCTGCGTTGGTCGTCGAAGCCACGCTTGCCGACGGGGCCCCGTCCGTTCTCAAGGTCGGGGTTCCCGGATATCGACGCCAGCTCGGCTTCGAAGCGACCGTGCTCGATCTCGCTGCGGGGAAGAGCTGCGCACGCCTGATCCGCCGCGACCTCACCCGAGACGCACTTCTGCTTGAGAGGCTCGGGCCGGCGATGTACGACGTGATCTTGGACCATCGCTCGCAACACGACATGCTGTGCGACATCGTCGCGCAACTCTGGCGCCCGCTCGACGACGACATCGACTTGCCGACCGGCGCCGACCTAGCACATCGGATGCAGCACCTCATACCGCAGCGCTGGGAGGAGCTGGAACGACCATGTTCGGCAGCGACGATCGACGACGCCGTCGAATGTGCCGGTCGCCGCGAGCGCGCTTACCACCGTCGAACGTCGGTGCTCGTGCATGGCGACGTTCATGAAGCGAACGCACTCCAGACAGAAGATGGCACCTTCAAGCTGATAGATCCCGACGGCCTAAGGGCGGAACCCGCATGTGACCTCGGGACTATCGTGCGTTGCACCCCCGACAACGGCGACGACTTATGGGTGAGAACGGAACGTCTGGCCGCTCGAACTGGCGTCGACGCCACCGCAATATGGGAGTGGGGAACCGTCCATCGCGTGATCGGCGGACTGAACAGCGTGAGAATCGGCTTCCAGCCCTTCGGCAACCTCCTTCTTGCCGAAGCGGATCGCCTTACGCAGACCGGCTGACTTGCCCCGTCTGTCAGATGGGACGCGGCGGGCTCCACCCCAGAGAGTTGGGATGGACCGGCGGGCGATGATCTTGCATCGTAAGGACAACAAGCCGGTACGAAAGGAATCCATACGATGACCGCCACCATCGAGACCTCCACCCTGGCTGCAGAGATCGCCATCGACATCGAGCTCGTCAGCGGACCGGGCCCGCGATGAGCACGATCAGGCTGGACATGACGATCTCGCTCGACGGCTACGTCACCGGTCCGCGGGACAGCGTCGACACCCCGATGGGTGTCGACGGGTTCCGGCTGTTCAACTGGCTCGACCGGCGCAACGACCCCGGGCCGAGCGGCGAAGTGACCGCCGAGGGGAACGCGACCCGGGCGGTGATCTCGGGGCGCCGGACCTACGAGCACGCCGGACGGTGGAACGGCGATCACCACGACGGCGTGCCGATCTTCGTACTCACCCACAACGTGCCGGACGATCCGCCGCCGGGCAGCGTCCACTACGTCACCGACGTGCTCGCCTGCGCTTCGCGGGCCCGGGAAGCGGCCGGCGACGGTGCCGCGATGGTGCACGGCGCCGGCGCGGGACAGGCGCTGCTGCAGGCCGGGCAGGTCGACGAACTGGAACTGCATGTCGTACCCGTGCTGCTCGGTCAGGGTCGGCGGCTCTTCGACAACCTGCCGCCCGACCGCGTCGAGCTTGAGCTCGTCCGCTGCCTGAACACCCCGGACCTGCCGCTCGCGCAGCGGGTGATGCACCTGCGCTACCGGGTACGGTCCGGCGCATGAAGACGCTGCACGCGGCCTACCGTGTCACCGACCTGGCCGCCTCGCTCGGATTCTACGAGACGCTCGGGTACGAAGTGGTCGGCCGGGTCGACCTCGACGGCGGCGCGAGTCTCACGATGCTCATGTTCCCGACCGAGGAGTTCGTGTCGTTGGAGTTGGTGCACCGGCCGACCGACAAGCCGGTCGATCTCGGCACCGGATTCAGCCATCTCCCCGTACAGGTGGACGACCTCGTCGGGACGGTCGAGTTGCTCTCGCGAGCGGGTCTGCGGCCCGGCCCGATCGAAGAGCCGGGCGGCGCCGACGGCCCGCGCACCGCGTTCGTGACCGATCCCGACGGCTACCGGATCGAGTTGGTGCAGTGGCCGCCCGGACACCCCGACGGGCTTACCCGGGCCGACTGGACCTGATCGCGATGTCGGCAACCGGGCCGTGGGTATTAGTGTCCCGGTAATGAGCGCTTGGTGCCCAATGCCGACAGAGCTAACGACACCTCGCCTGCACCTGGACGCGTGGCGAGATGACGACATCGACGACTACCAAACGCTCGTGCATGAACGCGATCCCCGGACCGCAGCGGCGCCACGCGGTGGGCGACCAACTCGCGACGACCTGCGCGAAACGATCCTGCGTCTGCAAGCTTCACACACCGACACCGGGATCGGGCTACTCGTCGTCCGGATCGCCGACCGCTTCGCCGGATACTGCGGACTAACAGCCGGGCGCGCGAGCCTGGCCGAGCCTGAGCTGGCATACGAACTGCTGCACATGAACCAGGGCAACGGGTACGCCACCGAAGCCGCCCGCGCCATTGTTCACGCGGCAGCAGGTACTGGACGCCGTCGACTCTGGGCGACCGTCCGATCGTGGAACGACGCCTCGTTCCACGTCCTGGAAAAGGTGGGCTTCGAGCGCACCGACCGCACCACCACGGACGACTTCGGCGACACCGTCTGGTGCACGCGCGAGCTCTGACACCTGCACGACGGCATTAAGCCGAGACGATTGGGAGGACGAGGAAGGCCATGGAGCCATCCGAAGTCCGGCGCGCGGTCGATGCCGCTGCGGCAACGGCCTCGGAACTCGGCCTTCACGTCGCCGATGCCGTCGTCGTTCATAACTCGGACCGCATCGCCGTACGCCTGATTCCCTGCGACGTGCTTGCTCGGGTAGCACTGTCATCGTGGGAAGCGGGCATGGAGTTCGAAGCAGAGGTTGCGCGCCGACTCGGCGAAACCGATAGCCCGGTGGGTGAGCTCGATCCTCGTG
The sequence above is a segment of the Mycobacteriales bacterium genome. Coding sequences within it:
- a CDS encoding aminoglycoside phosphotransferase family protein, with the protein product MTLDVPDEVRSRALADGHAAWLDGLPSVLDSLAQDWSLTIGATMRGGHAALVVEATLADGAPSVLKVGVPGYRRQLGFEATVLDLAAGKSCARLIRRDLTRDALLLERLGPAMYDVILDHRSQHDMLCDIVAQLWRPLDDDIDLPTGADLAHRMQHLIPQRWEELERPCSAATIDDAVECAGRRERAYHRRTSVLVHGDVHEANALQTEDGTFKLIDPDGLRAEPACDLGTIVRCTPDNGDDLWVRTERLAARTGVDATAIWEWGTVHRVIGGLNSVRIGFQPFGNLLLAEADRLTQTG
- a CDS encoding dihydrofolate reductase family protein; this translates as MSTIRLDMTISLDGYVTGPRDSVDTPMGVDGFRLFNWLDRRNDPGPSGEVTAEGNATRAVISGRRTYEHAGRWNGDHHDGVPIFVLTHNVPDDPPPGSVHYVTDVLACASRAREAAGDGAAMVHGAGAGQALLQAGQVDELELHVVPVLLGQGRRLFDNLPPDRVELELVRCLNTPDLPLAQRVMHLRYRVRSGA
- a CDS encoding VOC family protein, whose amino-acid sequence is MKTLHAAYRVTDLAASLGFYETLGYEVVGRVDLDGGASLTMLMFPTEEFVSLELVHRPTDKPVDLGTGFSHLPVQVDDLVGTVELLSRAGLRPGPIEEPGGADGPRTAFVTDPDGYRIELVQWPPGHPDGLTRADWT
- a CDS encoding GNAT family N-acetyltransferase; its protein translation is MPTELTTPRLHLDAWRDDDIDDYQTLVHERDPRTAAAPRGGRPTRDDLRETILRLQASHTDTGIGLLVVRIADRFAGYCGLTAGRASLAEPELAYELLHMNQGNGYATEAARAIVHAAAGTGRRRLWATVRSWNDASFHVLEKVGFERTDRTTTDDFGDTVWCTREL